One segment of Neobacillus endophyticus DNA contains the following:
- a CDS encoding helix-turn-helix transcriptional regulator, translated as MKKVERINIIMRYINNRSHFTVSEIMREFNISRSTAIRDIREIEAMGMPLVAEVGRDGGYFVMYNSVLPTVRFTDNEVKALFIAFMATRNQQLPYLKSRQSLAEKLLGLISESQQDDLVLLNQILLFEGTNPNNPDLLDLSDLPHPILEKLIQTLLLDSYLLITIKEEKEIKSYPIYLLHLYREKSLWLIEGFDLKDEKRMLFPVDNLTNVTPYSAKKRLSKKKILEKLSMQEEVINLVLELGPKAIAQFKKYHPLKVSISYTNPYQTTAILKTFINVNSSEELTEITNWLLFLGGDIKVREMPEEILEVLQERLCIFCP; from the coding sequence ATGAAAAAAGTTGAACGGATTAATATCATCATGCGGTATATCAACAACCGCTCCCACTTTACAGTTTCTGAAATCATGCGAGAATTTAACATCTCTCGTTCGACAGCTATTAGAGATATCAGAGAAATTGAAGCCATGGGGATGCCACTTGTCGCTGAAGTTGGAAGGGATGGGGGTTATTTTGTCATGTACAACTCTGTCCTGCCCACTGTCCGGTTTACTGATAATGAGGTAAAAGCCCTTTTTATTGCCTTTATGGCCACAAGAAATCAGCAACTCCCCTATCTAAAGAGTCGACAGTCTTTGGCTGAAAAATTACTAGGTCTCATTTCAGAAAGTCAGCAAGATGACCTTGTTCTTTTAAATCAAATCTTGCTCTTTGAAGGAACTAACCCTAATAATCCCGACCTGCTTGATCTGTCAGACCTCCCTCATCCTATATTAGAAAAACTTATCCAAACCCTTCTATTAGATAGCTATTTATTGATTACCATCAAAGAAGAGAAAGAAATAAAGTCTTACCCCATTTATCTCTTGCACCTTTATCGTGAAAAAAGCCTTTGGCTGATTGAAGGCTTTGACTTAAAGGATGAAAAGAGGATGCTCTTTCCTGTCGACAATCTCACCAATGTCACACCATACTCTGCGAAAAAAAGATTAAGTAAGAAAAAAATTTTAGAAAAACTGAGTATGCAGGAAGAAGTAATCAACCTTGTACTTGAACTTGGTCCAAAGGCGATTGCCCAGTTCAAAAAATATCATCCTTTAAAAGTTTCAATTTCCTATACGAATCCATACCAAACCACAGCTATTCTAAAGACTTTTATCAATGTTAATAGTTCAGAAGAATTGACCGAAATAACAAATTGGCTGCTTTTTCTAGGTGGGGATATCAAGGTCAGGGAAATGCCAGAAGAGATCTTAGAAGTTTTACAAGAGAGATTATGTATATTTTGCCCATAA
- a CDS encoding GyrI-like domain-containing protein → MANYTLEEKDSFTVLGLGTELKSDYTDYAGINKEKSDFWKAIKQDGRLEALKAIASNDYIFAVNEAVNNKMMHYAGVMTAASIPEESRLIQFPKGEYLVVKGEGKTAEELSNTLTGIAFGQVLPEATNFAYVGGPNATVEMGQRDGLVLGEMWIPVVRK, encoded by the coding sequence ATGGCGAATTATACCTTAGAAGAAAAAGACAGCTTTACCGTTTTAGGTCTTGGAACTGAGCTTAAGAGTGATTACACAGACTATGCTGGTATAAACAAGGAAAAGTCAGACTTTTGGAAGGCCATCAAACAAGATGGAAGGCTCGAGGCTTTAAAAGCCATAGCCTCAAATGATTACATTTTTGCTGTGAACGAGGCGGTCAATAACAAGATGATGCACTATGCTGGCGTCATGACAGCGGCATCGATACCGGAAGAATCCAGATTGATTCAATTTCCTAAGGGGGAATACCTAGTTGTTAAAGGGGAAGGGAAGACTGCTGAAGAGCTGAGTAATACGCTTACTGGTATTGCTTTTGGTCAAGTCTTGCCAGAAGCAACGAATTTTGCCTATGTTGGTGGGCCAAATGCCACGGTTGAAATGGGGCAGCGAGACGGTTTAGTATTGGGCGAGATGTGGATACCTGTTGTAAGGAAATAA
- a CDS encoding phage tail protein — MSYIVDFKNVSTVGLESSPVAEALAGLRANEARYFMNKYKHEFTVVPASESQETLDYVNRILKERDIEFAAKPLETSRFQVENIKFTYVFYEDGLAINVMYTVDGPKPKRAVGFKLSEGMEIPKELAEKFKFAKQKSKLAGTIRGSFFVIKGEY, encoded by the coding sequence ATGTCCTATATCGTTGATTTTAAAAATGTGTCTACGGTTGGTTTAGAGTCTTCACCTGTAGCAGAAGCGCTTGCCGGTTTACGTGCGAATGAAGCCCGTTACTTTATGAACAAATACAAGCATGAATTTACAGTTGTACCAGCTAGCGAAAGTCAGGAGACCCTTGATTATGTGAACCGAATTTTGAAAGAACGTGATATTGAGTTTGCGGCTAAACCTTTAGAAACGTCGCGTTTTCAAGTGGAAAATATCAAATTTACCTACGTCTTTTATGAGGATGGTCTTGCAATCAACGTCATGTATACGGTTGATGGCCCTAAGCCGAAACGGGCCGTTGGTTTTAAGCTTTCTGAGGGGATGGAGATACCAAAGGAGTTAGCAGAGAAGTTTAAGTTTGCCAAACAAAAGTCTAAACTAGCTGGAACCATTCGGGGGTCGTTTTTTGTCATTAAAGGAGAATATTAA
- the hprK gene encoding HPr(Ser) kinase/phosphatase translates to MKKITVEKLAQRFSLKVLAGESQLQKMITQPQVHRPGLEFVGHFDFFPTERVQILGKKEITYLHKLSKEERKIRIGNIVHYHPPCFIVTAGEEGLTYLIHHCTEQGIPLLVTNRPETTSEFITKLDAYLVKELAPEMAVHGVCMNVSGIGILLRGSSGVGKSETAHTLIRRGHRLVSDDIVVLKKLSPQTILGTHDGKTKEFLALRSIGLLNVVRLYGRRAFQDETRITLDIHLAKWEKDALYNELEQEFHYTDYMGVKIPSFEIQLQPGRDVAGLIEAAANNWYLKQQGYSAAEEFMSRIQADIMKSGIE, encoded by the coding sequence GTGAAAAAAATTACGGTTGAAAAACTGGCTCAAAGGTTTTCATTGAAAGTGTTGGCTGGTGAAAGCCAACTGCAGAAAATGATTACGCAACCACAGGTGCATCGTCCCGGCTTGGAATTTGTTGGCCATTTTGACTTTTTTCCAACAGAACGAGTTCAAATATTAGGAAAAAAGGAAATTACCTATTTACATAAATTAAGTAAAGAGGAACGTAAAATCCGAATTGGAAATATCGTCCATTACCATCCTCCGTGTTTTATTGTAACAGCGGGTGAAGAAGGACTTACCTATTTAATTCACCATTGTACAGAGCAGGGGATCCCTTTGTTAGTCACAAACAGGCCTGAAACAACTTCAGAGTTTATCACGAAATTAGATGCTTATTTGGTAAAGGAACTAGCACCAGAAATGGCGGTACATGGAGTTTGTATGAATGTGTCTGGCATTGGGATCTTACTTCGTGGGAGCTCGGGGGTAGGGAAAAGTGAGACCGCACATACGTTAATACGCCGAGGACACCGGCTTGTGTCGGATGATATCGTTGTCCTAAAAAAGCTTAGTCCACAAACTATTCTGGGTACTCATGATGGAAAAACAAAGGAATTTTTGGCTCTCCGTAGTATCGGTTTGTTGAATGTGGTTCGTTTATACGGCCGCAGGGCTTTTCAAGATGAAACACGAATTACCCTTGATATTCATTTGGCGAAATGGGAAAAGGACGCTTTGTATAATGAATTGGAACAGGAATTTCACTATACCGACTATATGGGAGTTAAAATACCTTCATTTGAAATACAACTCCAGCCTGGACGCGATGTGGCAGGTTTAATTGAGGCAGCAGCAAATAACTGGTATTTAAAGCAGCAAGGATACAGCGCCGCAGAAGAATTCATGAGCAGGATTCAGGCTGATATTATGAAATCTGGCATAGAATAA